A region of Litoribacterium kuwaitense DNA encodes the following proteins:
- a CDS encoding alpha/beta-type small acid-soluble spore protein — MAQNQSRSNSSNQLVVPGSQQAIDQMKYEISQEFGVQLGPDSTSRSNGSVGGEITKRLVQMAQQQIGGRQQQ, encoded by the coding sequence ATGGCTCAAAATCAATCTCGAAGCAACAGTAGTAATCAACTTGTCGTCCCTGGATCTCAGCAAGCCATTGACCAAATGAAATACGAAATCTCTCAAGAATTTGGTGTACAGCTAGGCCCTGACTCTACTTCACGTTCTAACGGTTCTGTTGGTGGAGAAATTACGAAGCGCCTTGTCCAAATGGCTCAGCAGCAAATCGGCGGCAGACAACAACAATAA
- a CDS encoding alpha/beta-type small acid-soluble spore protein: MANNSSNQLVVPGVQQAIDQMKYEISQEFGVQLGPDSTSRANGSVGGEITKRLVQMAQQQMGGYQQQ, encoded by the coding sequence ATGGCTAACAATTCTTCTAACCAATTGGTTGTACCTGGCGTACAACAAGCAATTGATCAAATGAAGTATGAGATTTCTCAAGAGTTCGGCGTACAGCTTGGTCCAGATTCTACTTCACGTGCGAATGGATCTGTCGGTGGAGAGATCACAAAACGTTTGGTTCAAATGGCTCAACAACAAATGGGCGGTTACCAACAACAGTAA
- a CDS encoding ABC transporter ATP-binding protein codes for MATLSLQNIYKVYDKDVTAVKDFNLEIEDKEFIVMVGPSGCGKSTTLRMIAGLEEISQGDFYIDDRRVNDVAPKDRDIAMVFQNYALYPHMNVYNNMAFGLKLRKFKKEEIDRRVKDAARILGLEEYLDRKPKALSGGQRQRVALGRAIVRDAKVFLMDEPLSNLDAKLRVQMRAEITKLHQRLQTTTIYVTHDQTEAMTMATRIVVMKDGVIQQVGSPKEVYELPDNVFVGGFIGSPAMNFFSGKLDDTHLHIANSKIAVPEGKMKLLREQGYVNKEVIMGVRPEDIHDEPVFIESSSETTVEATIDVAELMGAETYLYSKLGDHDFIARVDSRTDIQNGQKLKVAFDMNKAHFFDIDSELRIR; via the coding sequence ATGGCTACACTCAGCCTGCAAAATATTTACAAAGTTTACGACAAAGATGTCACTGCTGTAAAAGATTTTAACCTCGAAATCGAAGACAAAGAATTTATCGTAATGGTCGGTCCTTCTGGTTGTGGTAAATCAACAACGCTTCGAATGATCGCCGGTCTCGAAGAAATTTCTCAAGGTGACTTTTACATTGATGATCGCCGTGTAAACGACGTCGCTCCAAAAGACCGCGACATCGCCATGGTGTTCCAGAACTATGCCCTTTATCCACATATGAACGTCTATAACAATATGGCCTTCGGTTTGAAATTGAGAAAGTTTAAAAAGGAAGAGATTGACCGTCGCGTTAAGGATGCTGCCCGCATTCTCGGTCTTGAAGAGTATTTAGACCGTAAGCCTAAAGCTCTATCCGGTGGTCAGCGTCAGCGTGTTGCTCTTGGACGTGCGATTGTTCGTGACGCAAAGGTTTTCCTTATGGACGAACCACTTTCAAACTTAGATGCTAAACTCCGTGTCCAAATGCGTGCCGAAATTACGAAGCTTCACCAACGTCTACAAACGACAACGATCTATGTAACGCACGACCAAACTGAAGCGATGACGATGGCGACGCGTATTGTTGTTATGAAAGACGGCGTTATTCAGCAAGTCGGTTCTCCGAAAGAAGTATATGAACTCCCTGACAACGTGTTTGTCGGCGGATTTATCGGATCTCCAGCGATGAACTTCTTCAGTGGTAAGCTTGACGATACGCATTTGCATATTGCAAACTCTAAAATTGCTGTGCCTGAAGGAAAAATGAAGCTTCTTCGTGAGCAAGGGTATGTGAACAAAGAAGTCATTATGGGTGTTCGTCCAGAGGACATTCATGATGAGCCAGTATTTATCGAATCTTCCAGTGAAACGACTGTTGAAGCGACCATTGATGTTGCCGAATTGATGGGTGCTGAAACATACCTATACTCTAAATTAGGTGACCATGACTTTATTGCACGTGTTGACTCTCGTACTGATATTCAAAACGGTCAAAAGCTAAAAGTTGCCTTTGATATGAACAAAGCTCATTTCTTCGATATCGATTCTGAGCTGCGTATTCGCTAA
- a CDS encoding thioredoxin family protein yields MKDITKTEEFQQLISSEKPVVIKFYAGWCPDCVRMDMFIPEIIEKHTDYEWYQMNRDDFPELADKYAVMGIPSLLVFKNGEKVAHLHSANAKTPESVESFLAETGV; encoded by the coding sequence ATGAAGGACATTACAAAAACAGAGGAATTTCAGCAGCTTATTTCTTCCGAGAAACCTGTTGTCATAAAATTTTATGCAGGCTGGTGTCCGGATTGTGTACGCATGGATATGTTCATTCCAGAAATTATCGAGAAGCACACTGACTATGAATGGTACCAAATGAATCGTGATGACTTTCCAGAGCTCGCTGATAAGTATGCCGTCATGGGCATCCCAAGTTTACTCGTCTTTAAAAATGGTGAGAAAGTAGCTCATCTTCATAGTGCAAATGCAAAAACTCCAGAAAGTGTCGAGAGCTTCCTCGCAGAAACTGGTGTGTAA
- the fumC gene encoding class II fumarate hydratase, with protein sequence MSKRIEKDTLGEIAVPADKYWGAQTQRSLQNFEIGEEKMPPLLIKSFAILKKAAARANADLGLLEEEKANVIADVADLIIAGELNDHFPLVVWQTGSGTQSNMNVNEVIAFKGNQLLEGSEHTLHPNDDVNKSQSSNDTFPTAMHIASVLTMTNDVLPAVEALKETLAEKEEAFKDVVKIGRTHLQDATPLTLGQEISGWRSMLEKNLTIIAESKVHLFELAIGGTAVGTGINTHPEFGARVAEQIAKETNQPFVASDNFFHALTSHQPIVYAHGALKALAADAHKIANDVRLLASGPRSGIGELTIPANEPGSSIMPGKVNPTQSEALTMVALQVMGNDAAIGMAASQGHFELNVYKPLIIYNFLQSSRLLTDGLTSFNKNCAVGIEPIHENIQQLVQNSLMLVTALNPHIGYEKAAAIAKAAHQNGTTLKEEAMNSGFLTEEEFEEYVNPSAMVYPNVKARK encoded by the coding sequence ATGTCAAAACGTATCGAAAAAGACACCTTAGGAGAAATTGCTGTCCCTGCGGACAAATACTGGGGTGCGCAAACGCAGCGCAGCCTGCAAAATTTTGAAATTGGTGAGGAGAAAATGCCTCCGTTGCTGATTAAATCTTTTGCTATCCTTAAAAAAGCGGCGGCTCGTGCTAACGCAGATCTCGGTTTGTTGGAAGAAGAAAAAGCGAACGTGATTGCAGATGTTGCCGATCTGATCATTGCCGGCGAGCTGAATGACCATTTTCCATTAGTCGTCTGGCAAACTGGAAGCGGTACACAAAGTAATATGAACGTGAATGAGGTCATCGCGTTTAAAGGTAATCAGCTCCTTGAGGGTAGTGAGCATACGTTGCATCCGAATGACGACGTGAATAAATCACAAAGTTCAAATGACACGTTCCCAACGGCAATGCATATTGCTTCCGTTTTAACGATGACAAATGATGTTCTCCCAGCTGTTGAGGCGTTGAAAGAGACACTAGCTGAAAAAGAAGAAGCATTTAAAGATGTTGTCAAAATTGGTCGGACGCATCTCCAAGATGCAACACCACTTACACTCGGTCAAGAAATCAGCGGCTGGAGAAGCATGTTAGAAAAGAATTTAACGATTATTGCCGAAAGTAAAGTGCATTTATTCGAGCTTGCGATTGGTGGAACGGCGGTTGGTACCGGTATTAATACACATCCAGAGTTTGGTGCACGCGTAGCAGAGCAGATTGCAAAAGAAACGAACCAGCCATTTGTTGCTTCTGATAATTTTTTCCACGCTCTAACGAGCCATCAGCCGATCGTGTATGCACATGGCGCATTAAAAGCTTTGGCTGCCGATGCGCATAAAATTGCGAACGATGTACGTCTCCTTGCAAGTGGTCCTCGCAGTGGTATTGGTGAATTAACCATTCCGGCAAATGAGCCAGGAAGTTCCATTATGCCAGGAAAAGTGAATCCGACGCAAAGTGAAGCGCTAACGATGGTTGCACTTCAGGTCATGGGGAATGACGCAGCCATCGGTATGGCTGCCAGCCAAGGACACTTTGAATTAAATGTCTATAAGCCTTTAATTATTTATAACTTCCTGCAATCGAGTCGTTTGCTTACTGACGGATTAACATCATTTAATAAAAATTGTGCCGTCGGTATCGAGCCGATTCATGAAAATATTCAACAGCTCGTTCAAAACTCTTTAATGCTCGTCACAGCGTTAAATCCACACATTGGATACGAGAAAGCAGCTGCTATTGCGAAGGCAGCGCACCAAAATGGGACGACATTAAAAGAAGAAGCCATGAACAGCGGCTTTCTTACAGAAGAAGAGTTTGAGGAATATGTCAATCCTTCCGCAATGGTTTACCCGAACGTTAAAGCGCGGAAGTAA
- the msrA gene encoding peptide-methionine (S)-S-oxide reductase MsrA, with protein sequence MEKATFGAGCFWGVELAFSKLDGVESTRAGYIGGTLENPTYEEVCKDNTGHAEAVEIMFDPQVIRFETLLTHFWEWHDPTTVNRQGEDVGTQYRSAIFYHNEKQKKAAEDSKRQMDASGHFKTPIVTEITKAATFFPAEEYHQKYLEKRGQTSCSVAAKG encoded by the coding sequence ATGGAAAAAGCAACGTTTGGAGCGGGCTGTTTTTGGGGTGTAGAGTTGGCGTTTTCAAAACTTGACGGTGTTGAAAGTACGCGAGCAGGTTATATCGGCGGGACGCTCGAAAATCCGACATATGAAGAAGTATGTAAAGACAATACCGGCCATGCAGAAGCTGTGGAAATCATGTTTGACCCGCAGGTGATTCGTTTTGAGACGCTGCTCACACACTTTTGGGAATGGCATGATCCTACGACTGTAAACCGCCAAGGAGAAGATGTCGGGACTCAGTATCGGTCAGCCATTTTTTATCATAATGAGAAGCAGAAAAAAGCAGCAGAAGACAGTAAACGTCAAATGGATGCTTCAGGTCACTTTAAAACTCCGATCGTTACGGAAATCACAAAAGCAGCGACTTTTTTTCCAGCAGAAGAGTATCATCAAAAATATCTTGAGAAACGTGGACAAACGTCCTGTTCAGTGGCAGCGAAAGGATGA